The sequence GAAGCCGGTCAGTTCTGTACTTGCAATATCCTTGAAGATGAACCAGATTCGGATGCTGAGCTCTTGAAAGTGATTCAACTTCGGCTTGGAATTCTCGCTCCATTTGCCCGTAGTCACCTGAAAGCCGCTTGATGGCAACTTTCCTACCATCACGAAGGATGGCCTTGTAGACCAAGCCGAAGCCCCCACATCCAACAATATTTGATTGATCAAAGTTGTCAGTACATTTCAAAAGGTCATCAAGACACATCTCTTTAGTGTTCTCCTTGTTATGGAAAAATATGACCAGACTTGAGCCCAAGTCCTCCAGTTCCCTGTTAGAAGCATCCAACTCCTTTTCCTGATCAACTACTTTTCGACTGCTTGCCCGTACAACAATCAAGTACATGAGGGCAAGAAGAAAAATCGTTCCAAGACCAATGCCAATACCCATGCCAATGACAGTTCCTTTGCGCCTCTTTCCTTTGGCAACCGAGTCACGAGGAACTTGGCTGGCATTTCGACAGGTACTACCATGTTCACCGCAGAGTCCTTGGTTGCCCTCGAAGCTTGATGTTGGAAATGTTGGGAACTGACCTCCAGTAGGAATTTCCCCTGAGAGTTTGTTATAAGCAACACTGAACTTTGACATAAAGCTGCATTGGACTAAAGAGGAGGGTATGCTGCCAATCAGATTGTTGTGGGATAGATCCAAATTCTCTACGCTCGCCATACCAGACAGGCTACTTGGTATTGTCCCAGATAAGTTGTTGCTTTTCAGATCCAAAACATGTAACCTTTTCAGATTCCCAAATTCCGGCAAAATTGCTCCAGTGAGAAAGTTGTTACCTAGTTCCAGTGTTGGAGGGAAGCTAAAAATCTGATTATACTGCAACCCTCTAACACTTACatttcttttcaagaaaaaagGAAAGTCTGGTGATGGCTCATTCATTGAGACAGGGCCAGAGATTAGGCTCTTCAATCTGGTAATTTCTTTCGGAATCTCCCCGGTAAACGAGTTGTTGGAAAAATCCAGATAGAATAGAAACTGGAAATCTCCAATCCAAGGTGGAAGTGTTCCCGTCAAACGGTTCCATGACAAGTCCAACAGTTGCAGTTTTGAGCTATTTCTCAACCACTGAGGAACAACTCCAGTGAGCCTGCAATTGGCAATAATGAGAGCTTTCAGCTCACTAAACTGCAGGCTAGAATCAGTAGGCAACTCCTCATCCCGAAAATTCAGAGTAAGGACCAACGTAGACAAGTTCTTGCAATGCTGTAAAATTCTGAGAGCAGCATCAATATTATGCATACTGTTGTTCGAGACTGAAAGGGACGAAAGGCTATGAAAATTCTTGAAACTTTCCGGCAGTTGTCCAGTGAAAGAGTTTCTAGCCAGATTGATAGTTTGCAACCTTTGACAATTAGGAAGATAATCAGGAACTAACCCACGGAATCCGTTTGTAGCTAGATCAAGCGAAACAAGACTAACCATTGCTGAACAATTAAGCTCTATGATACCCCCTAAAGAATTATTTCTCAAACTAAGAGAACTAACAGTCCCAGAATTTGCCAATGAAGTTGGTATATTACCAAAGAACCTATTTGAATGAGCTGACAAATATGTTAACTTCCCTAATCTATCGAACACATCCGGAATGTTTCCTGAAAATCCATTTGAACAAATATCCAAATGAACCAAACTAGACAGATTACCAATCTGACTGCTAAGCTGCCCCGAGAATCGATTCTCTTGTAGAGACAATACAGTCAATCTTGATAGCTTAAACAGTTCATCAGGCAAACTACCAGAAAGAAGGTTAGAGCCAACACAAAAAAGCTTTAATGAACCACAATTCCCAATTCCTACTGGAAGACTaccattaaaataattaacccCCGTCTTAATAACAGAAACTCTAGTTGAATTTTCACAGATACCCAAAGGAACTGGTCCTCCAAAGGAATTATCAGATATATTGAAAACTTGAAGCAAAGGCAAGTTCATGCTACTAGGAAACAATCCAAAGAAATCATTATTGCTCAAGTCTAATACTTCCAATTTAGACAAATGCAACAGTGTAAAAGGAACAGGTCCTTTAAAGAAATTGTGAGATAGATTAAGGGTTCTTAGCTCATCCAAATTACCTAAAGATTCAGAAAGTTTCCCATTTAACCTTCTTTTCCCAAGCTCCAACTTCACCACCCTCCCAGAATCACAAGTAACACCTACCAAATTACAACAATTTGTAGAATTCCCCAAATCCCAGAAATCAATAACTGTCTCTAAACTCTTCACAAAACCCTCAAGAGCTTTTAAATCTTTTGGATTACACATCAAGTTCTGGAGATTTTGAGATTGTGCTTGTAAGCAAATCccaagaaacaagaagatcacACAAACTTGCAACACACCCATCTTCTTAAAACtcaaaaaacaacacaaaaaagaagaaaaaaaaaaggactttTCACATATTTGATGAAACTACACAGTTTTTTACATCAAGATTGTTCATTTCTATCTGTATAAAGcttcaaaattaaagaaaacacCACAAAAGTATAAATGGATATGAAACAAGAAAAGGGTACTTGGCAAAAGTTATGAATGAAtggaaaaaacaagaaaaaaaatcaaaccttTGAACCAcaaggaagagaaaaaaaaaaatggaagctTGAGGTAGAGAAACAAAAAGGgtattttcttgttttgt comes from Solanum pennellii chromosome 1, SPENNV200 and encodes:
- the LOC107008323 gene encoding phytosulfokine receptor 1; translation: MGVLQVCVIFLFLGICLQAQSQNLQNLMCNPKDLKALEGFVKSLETVIDFWDLGNSTNCCNLVGVTCDSGRVVKLELGKRRLNGKLSESLGNLDELRTLNLSHNFFKGPVPFTLLHLSKLEVLDLSNNDFFGLFPSSMNLPLLQVFNISDNSFGGPVPLGICENSTRVSVIKTGVNYFNGSLPVGIGNCGSLKLFCVGSNLLSGSLPDELFKLSRLTVLSLQENRFSGQLSSQIGNLSSLVHLDICSNGFSGNIPDVFDRLGKLTYLSAHSNRFFGNIPTSLANSGTVSSLSLRNNSLGGIIELNCSAMVSLVSLDLATNGFRGLVPDYLPNCQRLQTINLARNSFTGQLPESFKNFHSLSSLSVSNNSMHNIDAALRILQHCKNLSTLVLTLNFRDEELPTDSSLQFSELKALIIANCRLTGVVPQWLRNSSKLQLLDLSWNRLTGTLPPWIGDFQFLFYLDFSNNSFTGEIPKEITRLKSLISGPVSMNEPSPDFPFFLKRNVSVRGLQYNQIFSFPPTLELGNNFLTGAILPEFGNLKRLHVLDLKSNNLSGTIPSSLSGMASVENLDLSHNNLIGSIPSSLVQCSFMSKFSVAYNKLSGEIPTGGQFPTFPTSSFEGNQGLCGEHGSTCRNASQVPRDSVAKGKRRKGTVIGMGIGIGLGTIFLLALMYLIVVRASSRKVVDQEKELDASNRELEDLGSSLVIFFHNKENTKEMCLDDLLKCTDNFDQSNIVGCGGFGLVYKAILRDGRKVAIKRLSGDYGQMEREFQAEVESLSRAQHPNLVHLQGYCKYRTDRLLIYSYMENGSLDYWLHEKVDGPALLDWDLRLQIAQGAARGLAYLHLACEPHILHRDIKSSNILLDENFDAHLADFGLARIIRPYDTHVTTDVVGTLGYIPPEYGQASVATYKGDVYSFGVVLLELLTCKRPMDPCKPRASRDLISWVIQMKKQKRETEVFDPLIYDKQHAKEMLLVLEIACLCLHESPKIRPSSQQLVTWLDNINTPPDVHVF